The following are encoded together in the Flavobacteriales bacterium genome:
- a CDS encoding T9SS type A sorting domain-containing protein: MTSPYWYEYNENLSLPIYSGALSPIPGSGELSVAPEFSAPGNHDYTLLPWSLCIDAGIDSFPVPIPFDLSGSSRVSGSHTDLGALEFNNTVNLDEVKQRDEIRFRLYPNPTADHFTLDVELRYRSNLTVTIYAADGSLVGREAVHRAAGPYKKDFSIVDLAAGRYLMELQKDYGRFVESLVVND; the protein is encoded by the coding sequence ATGACGAGTCCTTATTGGTATGAGTACAACGAAAATTTATCACTGCCCATTTATTCGGGGGCTCTTAGCCCTATTCCGGGATCAGGTGAACTAAGTGTAGCACCTGAGTTTAGTGCGCCTGGCAATCATGATTATACCTTGCTACCTTGGTCTCTGTGTATCGACGCCGGAATAGATTCCTTTCCTGTTCCCATTCCTTTTGATTTATCGGGTTCTAGCAGAGTTTCGGGATCCCACACCGATCTTGGCGCCCTTGAGTTCAACAATACCGTGAACCTTGATGAGGTAAAACAAAGGGATGAAATACGGTTTCGACTATATCCAAATCCGACCGCGGACCACTTTACCCTGGATGTTGAATTGAGGTATCGGTCTAATTTGACCGTGACAATCTACGCCGCGGATGGAAGTCTGGTGGGTCGCGAAGCCGTGCATAGGGCCGCAGGCCCATATAAAAAGGACTTTTCTATTGTGGATCTCGCGGCCGGACGCTACCTCATGGAGCTACAGAAGGATTACGGGCGTTTTGTGGAGTCGTTGGTGGTTAACGACTAA
- a CDS encoding M23 family metallopeptidase codes for MRTLLLLLITLQLTASAQDWHPPLDPPLYLSGSFGELRSNHFHSGIDIKTGGVEGKPVYAVERGEIVRIRVGPAGFGKVLYMKHPNGKTSVYAHLSEFDSVLAAYVKSEQYRLQQFALDLYPIAGRYTYQKGDEIAKSGNSGSSGGPHLHFEIRDTRTEHPLDPIAEGFEIADHRAPLMENLMLVPIGRDALCNGERKTFTLPLIRSGVGEYRVSRPGYYKLSGTWGFAIETVDQQDGGSNKNGTVALKMWLNDSLHYQHSIDEFSFDETRYLNSLITFDQYKCCSDQASKLYVEPNNQLSFVQGNPAGYSFSDSSSYNLKIEASDRAGNRSILEFDFEGITPESQVSLSDQPLVYPDDQLWLAHNEVHRLPADDARCIIPAGVLYADTYFPVEVSEPSGSMHKSRPFFSPVYRFGHTGIPAHTYFTLDLPLESLPTGLREEQLCFVEIEDNGRLEWWPGDWTAGRFVGRSREFGRYAITADTLAPSIDPVNIFARKNMNKDSTILVRISDDFSGIDQITGTIDNEWVLMEWNPKTRRLWYTFDEHCGPGEHTFELRVTDNCSNTAEYLVFFSR; via the coding sequence ATGCGCACCTTACTCCTTCTCCTCATCACACTGCAGCTGACAGCTTCCGCTCAAGACTGGCACCCTCCACTCGATCCGCCATTGTATCTCAGTGGATCGTTCGGTGAATTGCGCAGCAATCACTTCCACAGTGGAATCGACATAAAAACGGGAGGGGTCGAAGGAAAACCGGTTTATGCGGTTGAGCGCGGCGAGATCGTCCGTATTCGAGTAGGTCCGGCCGGATTCGGAAAGGTGCTTTATATGAAACATCCCAACGGAAAAACTTCCGTTTATGCACACCTAAGTGAATTCGATTCCGTGCTGGCCGCATACGTTAAATCAGAACAATACCGACTTCAGCAGTTCGCCCTAGACCTCTATCCGATCGCAGGCCGATACACTTATCAAAAAGGCGACGAGATCGCGAAATCGGGCAATAGCGGGTCTTCGGGCGGACCTCACCTCCACTTCGAGATTCGCGATACGCGCACCGAACATCCACTGGATCCGATCGCTGAGGGATTCGAAATTGCGGATCACCGCGCTCCGCTCATGGAAAACCTGATGCTCGTGCCCATCGGCCGCGATGCGCTTTGCAATGGCGAACGAAAGACCTTCACCCTCCCGCTCATTCGATCCGGAGTTGGGGAATACCGCGTTTCGAGACCGGGCTACTACAAGCTTTCCGGAACTTGGGGATTCGCCATCGAAACGGTGGATCAGCAAGACGGCGGCTCCAATAAAAACGGCACGGTCGCGCTCAAGATGTGGCTGAACGATAGCCTGCATTACCAACACAGCATCGACGAATTCAGTTTTGACGAAACGCGCTACCTCAACAGCCTCATTACGTTCGATCAGTACAAATGCTGTAGCGACCAAGCTTCCAAACTCTACGTTGAGCCGAACAACCAACTGAGCTTCGTACAGGGGAATCCGGCCGGGTACAGCTTCAGCGACAGCAGCAGCTACAACCTTAAGATCGAGGCGAGTGACCGTGCAGGCAATCGAAGCATCTTGGAGTTCGATTTCGAAGGAATTACCCCCGAATCACAGGTATCATTGAGCGACCAACCGCTGGTGTACCCCGACGACCAGCTTTGGCTCGCCCACAACGAAGTGCACCGACTCCCCGCCGACGATGCCCGTTGCATCATTCCGGCCGGAGTGCTGTATGCCGACACTTACTTCCCCGTTGAAGTCTCTGAGCCTAGCGGCTCGATGCATAAGTCGCGCCCTTTTTTCAGCCCCGTGTACCGCTTTGGACATACCGGTATTCCTGCGCACACCTATTTTACGCTCGACCTCCCACTTGAAAGCTTGCCAACAGGCCTCCGCGAGGAGCAGCTGTGCTTTGTTGAAATTGAAGACAATGGGCGGCTCGAATGGTGGCCGGGAGATTGGACCGCGGGTCGATTCGTGGGACGAAGCCGTGAATTCGGTCGATATGCCATTACGGCTGATACGCTGGCTCCAAGCATAGACCCCGTAAACATCTTCGCCCGGAAGAACATGAATAAAGATTCAACGATCCTGGTCCGTATTAGTGATGACTTCAGCGGTATCGACCAAATTACAGGCACCATAGATAATGAATGGGTGCTGATGGAATGGAACCCCAAAACGCGCCGATTGTGGTACACCTTCGACGAGCACTGCGGACCCGGTGAGCACACCTTCGAACTTCGTGTGACCGACAACTGCAGCAATACGGCAGAGTACTTGGTGTTCTTTAGTCGTTAA